A section of the Desulfotignum phosphitoxidans DSM 13687 genome encodes:
- a CDS encoding Bax inhibitor-1/YccA family protein → MNSTFAQTTSMVKVNTFIRSVYNWMTIGLVLTGFTSFFVSRSPVLLQAFYGNPVMPIVLFIGLIILCGFLSARIQKIQASTATGLYVALTVAYGVVLTPIFLIYTSASIVSTFFICAATFGAASVYGMVTKKDLTGMAQFLMMGLIGIIIAMVVNIFIGSTMMQTIISMIAVVIFTGLTAYDTQKLKNMAVTLPDNASGAMVRKGAIMGALSLYLDFMGLFIHLMHLLGVARE, encoded by the coding sequence ATGAATTCCACATTTGCACAAACCACTTCCATGGTAAAGGTGAACACCTTTATCCGGAGCGTTTACAACTGGATGACCATCGGACTGGTTTTAACCGGGTTCACGTCCTTTTTCGTCTCCCGCAGTCCTGTGCTGCTTCAGGCGTTTTACGGGAACCCGGTGATGCCCATTGTTCTGTTTATCGGACTCATTATTTTATGCGGGTTTCTGTCCGCACGGATTCAGAAAATTCAGGCCAGTACGGCCACGGGTCTGTATGTAGCATTGACTGTGGCCTATGGGGTCGTACTCACCCCGATTTTTCTGATTTATACGTCAGCATCCATTGTATCCACCTTTTTCATCTGTGCGGCCACCTTTGGTGCGGCCAGTGTCTACGGCATGGTGACCAAAAAAGATCTCACCGGCATGGCCCAGTTTCTGATGATGGGACTGATCGGCATTATCATTGCCATGGTCGTGAACATTTTCATCGGCTCCACCATGATGCAGACCATTATTTCCATGATTGCCGTGGTGATTTTTACCGGCCTGACCGCGTATGACACCCAGAAACTGAAAAACATGGCGGTCACCCTTCCGGACAACGCTTCGGGTGCCATGGTCCGCAAAGGCGCAATCATGGGTGCGTTGAGCCTGTATCTGGATTTCATGGGCTTGTTCATCCACCTGATGCATCTTTTGGGTGTTGCCAGAGAATAA
- the xseB gene encoding exodeoxyribonuclease VII small subunit produces the protein MAKTTFETALKQLESIVKEMESGDLALEQALKKYETGIEKVRYCMDILDSTEKKITQLTRDLDGSIKETPFDHE, from the coding sequence ATGGCAAAGACCACATTTGAAACCGCATTAAAACAGTTGGAATCTATTGTCAAGGAAATGGAATCCGGTGATCTGGCTTTGGAACAGGCATTGAAAAAATATGAAACCGGCATTGAAAAGGTCCGGTACTGCATGGATATTCTTGACAGTACAGAGAAAAAAATTACCCAGCTGACCCGGGATCTGGATGGTTCCATCAAGGAAACCCCCTTTGACCATGAGTGA
- the xseA gene encoding exodeoxyribonuclease VII large subunit, with product MPDHETTHIYSVSHLTREIKTLLEEQFPFVWITGEISNCATPASGHSYFSLKDDQAMISGVMFKNQKRNLKFALESGLKIMGLARVSVYEPRGTYQLIFEHMEPEGAGSLQKTFEQLKNKLGDEGLFDAVHKQPIPLLPRKISIITSGTGAAVRDIIHVSERRFPECRLEILPVPVQGESAIEQIVCAIELVNQRQLSDVIILARGGGSLEDLAAFNSEAVARAIFTSKIPIVTGIGHETDFTIADFVADVRAPTPSAAAELTVPEKKYLKQQIDDMHLDLLSIMTRMMTFYHQKVDDLHGRLKSPVQIMNMFKQTMVSLCLRMHQALQRQIFHDKDKLVWIGQALNGTVPDIRFSRKQVLERHHQLFRAMEHCIIQKNNRIQHTASTLKALNPASVLNRGYSIARTLPDKQVILDAGTVNVQDPIEIILAQGRVLTRVEKTIHGKDHI from the coding sequence ATGCCGGACCATGAAACCACACATATATACTCGGTGTCACACTTGACCCGGGAAATAAAAACCTTGCTGGAGGAACAGTTCCCGTTTGTCTGGATCACCGGAGAAATATCCAACTGTGCCACACCGGCTTCCGGGCATTCCTATTTTTCTTTGAAAGATGATCAGGCAATGATCTCCGGGGTGATGTTTAAAAATCAGAAACGCAATTTGAAATTCGCGCTGGAAAGCGGACTGAAAATCATGGGCCTGGCCCGGGTATCCGTGTATGAGCCCCGGGGCACCTATCAATTGATCTTTGAACACATGGAACCCGAAGGTGCCGGATCCCTGCAAAAAACTTTTGAACAGCTGAAAAATAAACTGGGAGATGAAGGACTGTTTGATGCGGTCCATAAACAGCCGATTCCGCTGCTTCCCCGAAAAATATCCATTATTACCTCAGGCACGGGTGCGGCAGTAAGGGACATTATTCATGTGTCTGAGCGCCGGTTTCCGGAATGTCGACTTGAAATCCTCCCGGTTCCGGTTCAGGGTGAGTCGGCAATTGAACAGATTGTATGTGCAATTGAACTGGTCAATCAGCGGCAGCTGTCTGATGTGATCATTCTGGCCAGAGGGGGTGGATCTCTGGAAGATCTGGCGGCATTTAATTCCGAAGCCGTTGCTAGAGCCATTTTTACATCAAAAATTCCCATCGTTACCGGCATCGGTCATGAAACCGATTTTACCATTGCCGACTTTGTGGCGGATGTGAGGGCCCCTACCCCGTCCGCCGCCGCTGAACTGACAGTGCCTGAAAAAAAATATCTGAAACAGCAGATTGATGACATGCATTTGGACCTTTTATCCATCATGACCCGGATGATGACCTTTTATCATCAAAAAGTGGATGATCTGCACGGTCGGTTGAAAAGTCCGGTTCAGATCATGAATATGTTCAAGCAAACCATGGTATCTCTCTGTCTGCGGATGCACCAGGCCTTGCAGCGCCAAATATTTCATGACAAAGACAAACTGGTCTGGATAGGTCAGGCATTGAATGGGACGGTTCCTGACATCAGGTTTTCCAGAAAACAGGTGCTGGAACGGCATCATCAGCTTTTTCGAGCGATGGAACATTGCATCATCCAGAAAAACAATCGGATCCAGCACACGGCCTCAACCCTGAAAGCCTTGAATCCGGCATCGGTGTTGAACCGGGGGTACAGCATTGCGCGAACCCTGCCGGATAAACAAGTGATCCTGGATGCCGGGACGGTGAATGTTCAGGATCCCATTGAAATAATTTTAGCCCAAGGACGTGTTTTGACACGCGTGGAGAAGACAATTCATGGCAAAGACCACATTTGA